A window of Nicotiana tabacum cultivar K326 chromosome 24, ASM71507v2, whole genome shotgun sequence contains these coding sequences:
- the LOC107788620 gene encoding nucleobase-ascorbate transporter 6 — MAGGGAAPAKSSDDPAPHPTKDQLPNVSYCITSPPPWPEAILLGFQHYLVMLGTTVIIPTALVPQMGGGNEEKAKVIQTLLFVAGLNTLLQSFFGTRLPAVIGGSYTFVAPTISIILSGRWEDPDPVSRFKKIMRATQGALIVASTLQIVLGFSGLWRNVVRFLTPLSAVPLISLVGFGLYEFGFPGVAKCVEVGLPQLVLLVIFSQYLAHLIKPGKNIFDRFAVLFTVAIVWIYAYILTVGGAYNGKPQKTQISCRTDRAGLISAAPWIRVPYPFQWGAPSFDAGEAFAMMMATFVALVESTGAFIAVARYASATPMPPSILSRGVGWQGIGILLSGLFGTGNGSSVSVENAGLLALTRVGSRRVVQISAGFMIFFSILGKFGAVFASIPAPIVGALYCLFFAYVGVGGLSFLQFCNLNSFRNKFILGFSIFLGLSVPQYFNEYTVIAGYGPVHTHGRWFNDMVNVPFSSEAFVAGILAYFLDNTMTKKDNATKKDRGKPWWNKFKSFKSDTRSEEFYSLPFNLNKYFPSV, encoded by the exons CTGAGGCTATCCTTCTTGGGTTTCAACATTATCTTGTTATGCTTGGTACAACGGTTATCATCCCTACAGCTCTGGTTCCCCAAATGGGAGGTGGAAAT GAGGAAAAAGCAAAAGTTATCCAGACATTGCTATTTGTTGCTGGGCTAAACACCCTGTTGCAGAGTTTCTTTGGAACTAGGCTACCAGCTGTGATTGGAGGGTCCTATACCTTTGTTGCGCCTACAATTTCAATCATCCTTTCTGGTCGTTGGGAGGACCCAGACCCTGTGTCG AGATTCAAGAAGATAATGCGAGCTACCCAAGGTGCACTTATTGTTGCTTCAACGCTTCAAATTGTCCTTGGCTTCAGTGGACTCTGGCGCAATGTTGTAAG GTTTCTGACCCCACTTTCAGCTGTTCCTTTGATATCTCTTGTTGGCTTTGGGCTTTATGAGTTTGGTTTTCCTGGG GTTGCCAAATGTGTTGAAGTTGGGTTGCCACAGCTTGTCCTTTTGGTCATTTTCTCTCAG TACTTGGCTCATCTGATAAAACCAGGAAAGAATATCTTTGATCGCTTTGCTGTTCTTTTCACGGTAGCAATTGTATGGATTTATGCATACATACTTACTGTGGGTGGGGCTTATAATGGGAAGCCACAAAAGACACAGATAAGCTGCAGAACTGATCGGGCTGGACTTATTAGTGCTGCTCCCTG GATTAGAGTTCCATACCCTTTTCAGTGGGGAGCACCTTCATTTGATGCTGGTGAAGCATTTGCTATGATGATGGCTACATTTGTTGCTCTTGTAGAG TCCACtggtgctttcattgcagttgcAAGATATGCAAGTGCCACTCCCATGCCACCATCGATACTCAGCCGTGGCGTAGGTTGGCAG GGAATAGGCATTTTACTGTCGGGGTTGTTTGGCACAGGGAATGGATCTTCTGTATCTGT TGAAAATGCTGGTCTTTTAGCACTAACACGTGTTGGCAGCCGAAGAGTTGTTCAGATATCTGCAGGGTTTatgattttcttttcaattcttG GAAAATTTGGAGCTGTCTTTGCTTCAATTCCAGCACCCATTGTAGGCGCTCTGTATTGCCTTTTCTTTGCTTATGTAG GGGTTGGAGGCTTAAGCTTCCTTCAGTTTTGCAATCTTAATAGTTTCCGTAACAAGTTTATATTGGGTTTCTCTATATTTCTGGGTTTGTCAGTACCACAGTACTTCAACGAGTACACTGTGATTGCTGGTTATGGACCTGTTCACACACACGGACGATGG TTCAACGACATGGTCAATGTACCTTTCTCATCGGAAGCATTTGTTGCTGGTATCTTGGCTTATTTCCTGGACAACACAATGACCAAAAAGGATAATGCGACAAAGAAAGACAGAGGCAAGCCCTGGTGGAACAAGTTCAAGTCCTTCAAGAGCGACACAAGAAGTGAGGAATTCTATTCCCTTCCCTTCAATCTCAACAAGTATTTCCCATCCGTGTGA